A section of the Paenibacillus odorifer genome encodes:
- a CDS encoding phosphoribosylanthranilate isomerase: protein MAETLVKICGLQDVEVLKSMLHLPLDYIGFVFAPSRRKVSIERAAELIAELPNWKTGEIPKAAGVFVNPELDELNELLSVVHLDVIQLHGQESPAFCQQVRQAYPQVQVWKALSVADQERDKAENEYTLEDYAAAVDAVLLDTYDPLQSGGSGRTFAWNKLPEYQEIAVRHGLPLFVAGGLHSDNVGELLDTYVPYGVDVSSGVETDGIKDIQKMTAFVERVKQS from the coding sequence ATGGCTGAGACATTAGTAAAAATCTGTGGACTTCAGGACGTTGAAGTGCTAAAATCTATGTTACACTTACCACTAGATTATATCGGATTTGTTTTTGCACCTAGCCGCCGGAAGGTATCCATAGAGCGTGCTGCCGAACTGATTGCAGAACTTCCAAATTGGAAGACTGGTGAAATTCCTAAGGCTGCAGGAGTTTTTGTTAATCCGGAGCTGGATGAGTTGAACGAATTGTTGTCTGTGGTGCATTTAGATGTAATTCAGCTCCATGGACAGGAGAGCCCGGCTTTTTGCCAGCAGGTTCGCCAAGCTTATCCACAGGTTCAGGTATGGAAGGCACTGTCCGTTGCTGATCAAGAGCGGGATAAAGCTGAAAATGAATATACCTTGGAAGATTACGCAGCTGCAGTAGATGCGGTTTTATTAGATACTTATGATCCATTGCAGAGCGGCGGCTCTGGCCGAACCTTCGCATGGAACAAATTACCTGAGTACCAAGAAATTGCAGTACGACATGGCTTGCCCTTGTTTGTGGCTGGAGGGCTTCATTCAGATAATGTTGGTGAATTGCTTGATACCTATGTCCCGTATGGGGTAGACGTATCGAGTGGAGTAGAGACTGACGGCATTAAGGATATTCAAAAAATGACAGCTTTTGTGGAAAGGGTGAAGCAATCATGA
- the trpC gene encoding indole-3-glycerol phosphate synthase TrpC yields MYLDKIVATKIKEVELLSKNFSLAQAERDIALLPATRGFRKALTQGKNRDMGLIAEVKKASPSKGLIREDFDPVSIAKGYEAGGADCLSVLTDTEYFQGSAAYLQQVKEAVNLPLLRKDFIIDEKQIYEARLLGADAVLLIVAILTPAQLSHFIDIASGLGLDILIEVHDRNELAVVLSTEKITQPNVLLGINNRNLRTFETSLETTAELAALVPQGVPVISESGISGSKDIGYLRTTGAHGVLVGEYLMRQANVEDAVNGLLGELPNGKDRVRHG; encoded by the coding sequence ATGTATCTTGATAAAATTGTCGCGACTAAGATTAAAGAGGTTGAATTGCTCAGTAAAAACTTTTCGTTGGCACAAGCAGAGCGTGATATTGCGCTTCTTCCGGCAACAAGAGGCTTTCGTAAGGCTCTGACCCAAGGGAAGAACAGAGATATGGGCTTGATCGCTGAGGTGAAGAAGGCTTCTCCTTCCAAAGGGTTGATCCGTGAAGATTTTGATCCTGTTTCCATTGCAAAAGGATATGAAGCTGGAGGCGCTGATTGTTTATCTGTTCTGACGGACACAGAATATTTCCAGGGCAGCGCAGCTTATCTGCAGCAAGTGAAGGAAGCTGTAAATCTGCCGCTGCTTCGCAAAGATTTTATTATCGATGAGAAGCAAATCTACGAAGCACGTCTTCTCGGAGCGGATGCCGTGTTGTTGATCGTCGCTATTTTGACACCGGCACAACTGTCTCATTTTATAGATATAGCTTCAGGGCTTGGATTAGATATCTTGATTGAGGTGCATGACCGAAATGAACTGGCGGTTGTACTGAGCACAGAAAAGATAACCCAACCTAACGTCCTGCTAGGAATTAATAACCGTAATCTACGTACCTTCGAGACCTCTTTGGAGACAACAGCCGAGCTGGCAGCTCTTGTGCCGCAAGGTGTTCCAGTGATCAGCGAAAGTGGAATTTCCGGGTCAAAAGACATCGGCTACCTAAGAACTACTGGTGCTCACGGAGTGCTCGTTGGGGAGTATCTAATGCGTCAAGCTAACGTAGAGGATGCGGTTAACGGTTTGCTCGGTGAGCTTCCTAACGGAAAGGACCGTGTCCGGCATGGCTGA
- the aroH gene encoding chorismate mutase, with the protein MVNRGIRGATTVINNEETEILRETVVLLREIVERNDVIAEDISNVWITMTNDLDATFPARAIREIEGWEMVPLMCSTEIPVKGSLPMCIRLMVQFNTDKSQREIRHVYLNEAQKLRPDLSQSKS; encoded by the coding sequence GTGGTAAATCGAGGGATTCGCGGAGCAACTACCGTGATTAATAACGAAGAAACAGAGATTTTGCGTGAAACCGTTGTGCTGCTGCGGGAGATCGTAGAACGTAATGATGTTATAGCTGAGGATATTAGCAATGTATGGATTACGATGACCAATGATCTGGATGCTACTTTTCCGGCAAGAGCCATTCGTGAGATTGAGGGCTGGGAAATGGTGCCACTTATGTGTTCAACGGAGATCCCTGTTAAAGGCAGTCTGCCGATGTGTATTCGGTTAATGGTGCAGTTTAATACGGATAAATCACAGCGTGAGATCCGCCATGTATATCTGAATGAAGCTCAGAAGCTTCGTCCGGATTTGTCGCAGAGTAAGTCTTAA
- the hisC gene encoding histidinol-phosphate transaminase: MNPKPNIVNLPVYKPGKPIDEVKKELGLSEVIKLASNENPYGASPSAKEAILAELENLYLYPDGSAVELTSALSSRLGVNNDNIIFGCGSDEIIALIARAFFLPGDETIMADQTFSVYKSNADIESAVSIEVPLVKGTHDLDGMLTRITDRTKVIWICNPNNPTGTIVPEEALVSFLDAVPSNVMVVLDEAYCEYVTDLSYSNGIQLLTRYKNLVVLRTFSKIYGLAALRIGYGVASPEIISLINKVREPFNTSRLAQAAALAALNDQDYVQECRRLNSAGIVQLQGEFKRLGLESFPAHGNFIMVDVRKPATEVFDALMRKGIIVRAGHQVYPTYIRVTVGSAEQNTAFITALEQTLIESGVRA; this comes from the coding sequence ATGAATCCAAAACCGAATATAGTTAATCTCCCTGTCTACAAACCAGGGAAACCTATAGACGAAGTCAAGAAGGAGCTTGGCTTAAGTGAGGTTATTAAGCTTGCATCCAATGAGAACCCGTATGGAGCTTCACCGAGTGCAAAAGAGGCAATTCTAGCAGAACTTGAGAATCTTTATCTTTATCCGGACGGCTCAGCCGTTGAATTGACTTCAGCACTTTCCAGCCGTCTTGGCGTGAATAACGACAATATTATTTTTGGCTGTGGCTCAGATGAGATTATTGCACTTATTGCTCGTGCCTTTTTCTTGCCAGGTGATGAGACCATCATGGCGGACCAGACCTTCTCCGTGTATAAGAGTAACGCAGACATCGAAAGTGCGGTATCTATTGAGGTGCCACTTGTAAAAGGGACACATGATCTGGATGGAATGCTGACCCGTATAACAGACCGTACTAAGGTTATCTGGATCTGTAATCCGAATAACCCAACAGGTACGATTGTACCAGAGGAAGCTTTGGTTTCTTTCCTGGATGCTGTGCCTTCCAATGTAATGGTTGTCCTTGATGAGGCATACTGTGAGTATGTAACAGATCTTTCATACTCCAATGGCATCCAGTTACTGACTCGTTACAAGAATTTGGTTGTGCTTCGCACATTCTCCAAAATTTATGGCTTAGCTGCATTGCGTATTGGATACGGTGTTGCGAGTCCTGAGATCATTTCGTTGATCAACAAGGTACGCGAGCCATTTAATACCTCTCGTCTTGCTCAAGCTGCAGCTCTTGCTGCTTTGAATGACCAAGATTATGTGCAGGAATGCCGTCGTCTTAATAGCGCGGGTATTGTCCAATTGCAAGGTGAATTCAAACGTCTGGGTCTAGAATCCTTCCCGGCACACGGGAACTTCATCATGGTAGATGTTCGTAAGCCTGCTACAGAGGTCTTTGATGCTTTGATGCGTAAAGGAATCATCGTAAGAGCGGGTCATCAGGTTTATCCGACTTATATTCGGGTTACTGTGGGCTCGGCTGAGCAGAATACAGCTTTTATCACCGCGCTGGAACAAACTCTTATAGAGAGTGGAGTACGCGCCTAG
- a CDS encoding prephenate dehydrogenase has translation MTTKIAIFGVGLIGGSLALCFKGKEGLTVVGHAHRPESASKYISRGVVDSATLSVEEAAIDADFIFLCVPVGMLEDYLQQLSKLPLKPGCIITDVGSTKASIAACAVSLDIPGVHFIGGHPMAGSERSGVEAASSLLFENAYYVLTPPPGVPDEAYHALESLLHLTRAQIVRLNPERHDEIVGAISHLPHIIAVALVNQIKAYDDTDSLYSTLAAGGFRDITRIASSDPIIWRDILLNNRSVMLRLLKDWNEEVSSFVRLLESEDGVGIEEAFHEANGFRSQLPERRKGMIAPLFDLHIDVPDHPGIIGRIATELGDQGINLSNVQIIESREDVPGIMRLSFRQENDMERAKILLQHHDYTVYV, from the coding sequence ATGACGACAAAAATAGCAATATTCGGTGTCGGTCTGATCGGAGGCTCACTGGCCCTTTGCTTTAAAGGCAAGGAGGGCCTGACCGTCGTTGGCCACGCCCACCGTCCTGAATCCGCGAGTAAGTATATTAGCAGAGGTGTGGTCGATAGTGCCACATTGTCTGTGGAGGAAGCGGCAATCGATGCCGATTTCATTTTTTTATGTGTGCCGGTGGGTATGCTAGAGGATTATTTGCAGCAGTTAAGCAAATTGCCGCTCAAGCCCGGCTGCATCATTACAGATGTTGGAAGTACGAAAGCTAGTATTGCCGCATGCGCGGTCTCTTTGGATATTCCTGGAGTACATTTTATCGGCGGTCACCCTATGGCAGGATCAGAGCGTTCAGGTGTTGAGGCAGCTTCATCGCTGTTGTTTGAGAATGCCTATTACGTATTAACGCCTCCACCGGGAGTGCCAGACGAGGCTTATCATGCGTTGGAGTCCTTACTCCACCTTACTAGAGCGCAGATTGTACGCCTTAATCCAGAACGTCATGATGAGATTGTAGGCGCCATTAGTCATTTGCCACATATTATTGCGGTTGCGCTGGTAAATCAGATTAAAGCTTATGATGATACTGACTCCTTGTATAGTACGTTAGCTGCAGGGGGCTTTCGGGATATTACACGGATTGCGTCCAGTGATCCAATTATTTGGCGTGATATCTTGTTAAACAATCGTTCAGTGATGCTTCGTTTGTTGAAGGATTGGAACGAGGAAGTTTCTTCTTTTGTTCGTTTGCTGGAAAGTGAAGATGGTGTAGGGATTGAAGAGGCATTTCATGAAGCCAATGGCTTCCGTAGTCAATTGCCTGAACGGCGTAAAGGTATGATAGCACCTTTATTTGACCTACATATTGATGTACCGGATCATCCGGGGATTATCGGTCGTATTGCTACAGAGCTGGGGGATCAAGGAATTAACCTTAGCAACGTACAAATTATCGAAAGCCGTGAAGATGTTCCGGGGATTATGCGTCTCTCTTTCCGTCAGGAGAACGATATGGAGCGGGCGAAGATCCTGTTGCAGCATCATGATTATACGGTATACGTGTAG
- the trpB gene encoding tryptophan synthase subunit beta codes for MIQVPDQHGRFGSFGGRFVPETLMNALIELEEAYRKFSADPAFQEEIDYLLKQYSGRETPLYYAERLSKHLGEAKIYLKREDLNHTGAHKINNAIGQGILAKMMGKTKVIAETGAGQHGVATATVAALLGMECKVFMGEEDTRRQALNVFRMKLLGAEVIPVTSGSRTLKDAGNEALRYWVSNVDDTFYILGSAVGPHPYPMMVRNFQRVIGDETRRQILEAEGRLPDLLVAAVGGGSNAIGMFYPFVEDESVGMIGVEAAGKGIDTPFHAATMSKGTHGVFQGSMSYLLQDEHGQVTEAHSISAGLDYPGVGPEHSYLKDIERAKYVPITDAEALDALKLLCVTEGIIPALESAHAIAHVVKMCPTLTKDDIVVICLSGRGDKDVESIMAYTEGKGTE; via the coding sequence ATGATACAAGTACCGGACCAGCATGGACGTTTCGGTTCATTCGGAGGCCGCTTCGTGCCCGAGACTTTGATGAATGCATTGATTGAGTTGGAGGAGGCCTACCGTAAGTTTTCGGCAGATCCAGCTTTTCAGGAAGAAATAGATTATCTATTAAAGCAGTATTCCGGACGGGAGACCCCGCTGTATTATGCGGAACGTCTGAGCAAACATCTGGGAGAAGCTAAAATATATTTGAAGCGTGAAGATTTGAATCATACAGGTGCCCATAAGATTAACAACGCGATTGGTCAAGGGATTTTGGCCAAAATGATGGGAAAAACGAAGGTAATCGCTGAGACTGGCGCGGGTCAACATGGTGTAGCCACAGCTACAGTTGCAGCTCTGCTAGGTATGGAATGTAAGGTGTTTATGGGGGAAGAGGATACGCGCCGCCAGGCCCTTAATGTATTCCGGATGAAGCTGCTTGGTGCAGAAGTGATTCCCGTTACTTCCGGATCGCGCACTTTAAAAGATGCCGGCAACGAAGCGCTTCGCTACTGGGTTAGCAATGTAGACGATACCTTCTATATATTGGGTTCAGCTGTAGGACCGCATCCTTATCCGATGATGGTCCGTAACTTTCAGCGGGTTATTGGGGATGAAACACGGCGCCAGATTCTGGAGGCTGAAGGAAGGCTGCCGGATCTGCTCGTAGCTGCTGTAGGCGGTGGCAGTAATGCCATCGGTATGTTCTATCCATTCGTTGAGGATGAAAGTGTCGGTATGATTGGTGTAGAGGCGGCTGGTAAAGGCATTGATACCCCTTTTCATGCGGCAACAATGAGTAAAGGAACTCATGGCGTATTCCAGGGTTCGATGAGTTATCTCCTGCAGGATGAGCATGGACAAGTAACAGAAGCACATTCCATCTCCGCAGGCCTGGATTATCCTGGTGTGGGTCCTGAACACTCCTATCTAAAAGATATCGAACGCGCAAAATATGTACCGATTACAGATGCAGAGGCGCTAGATGCATTGAAGCTGCTATGCGTAACGGAAGGCATTATTCCAGCGTTAGAATCGGCGCATGCGATAGCACATGTTGTTAAAATGTGTCCAACCCTTACTAAGGATGATATTGTTGTCATCTGCCTGTCAGGCCGGGGAGACAAAGATGTAGAATCCATTATGGCGTATACAGAAGGGAAGGGAACTGAATGA
- the trpA gene encoding tryptophan synthase subunit alpha, whose protein sequence is MTTQTTNRMDLVFRKLKAENRTALIPFLTVGDPDLETTLAIITELETAGADILELGVPYSDPLADGPVIQRASARALRGEVHLRTCMETALKAREAGSSLPFILFSYYNPILQMGLDMFFADLNKHEISGLIIPDLPVEESAEMRRRSDEVGVNLIPLVAPTSSERIAKIVSGASGFIYCVSSLGVTGERSSFHADVEAFIASVRQATDLPVAVGFGISTGEQVARFAQICDGVVVGSAIVRKIEEVIPLLDHPATRNEGLLQIREFVAQLKRP, encoded by the coding sequence ATGACAACCCAAACTACAAACCGGATGGATTTGGTATTCCGGAAGCTTAAAGCTGAGAACCGGACCGCATTGATTCCTTTTCTGACTGTTGGAGATCCAGATTTGGAGACTACTCTTGCCATCATTACTGAACTGGAGACAGCAGGTGCAGATATTCTGGAGCTGGGAGTACCTTACTCTGATCCGCTTGCAGACGGCCCTGTAATTCAGCGAGCATCTGCCCGGGCACTGCGGGGTGAAGTTCACCTGCGCACTTGCATGGAGACCGCGTTAAAGGCTCGTGAAGCCGGCAGCAGTTTGCCATTTATCTTGTTTTCTTATTACAATCCTATCCTGCAAATGGGTCTTGATATGTTTTTTGCTGATCTGAACAAGCATGAAATTAGCGGACTTATTATCCCGGACCTTCCCGTTGAAGAATCAGCGGAGATGCGGCGCCGTAGTGATGAAGTTGGAGTCAATCTCATTCCTTTAGTTGCACCCACCTCAAGCGAACGTATTGCCAAGATTGTATCCGGTGCGAGCGGGTTTATCTATTGTGTATCTTCATTAGGGGTGACTGGAGAAAGATCCTCTTTCCATGCGGATGTAGAAGCCTTTATTGCTTCCGTTCGTCAAGCTACGGATCTGCCAGTGGCTGTAGGATTTGGGATCTCTACTGGCGAACAGGTTGCCCGTTTTGCTCAGATTTGCGATGGTGTTGTAGTAGGGAGTGCCATTGTCCGCAAAATAGAAGAGGTAATTCCGTTGCTCGATCATCCTGCTACGCGGAATGAGGGGCTGTTGCAAATTCGAGAATTTGTGGCACAATTAAAAAGACCATAA
- the aroB gene encoding 3-dehydroquinate synthase, which yields MRTINVDLGDRSYPIHIGSGLLQNIGQYCAEAGLSTRSPILVVSDSEVAPLYLPSLEEALRQQGYTVVSHIMPAGEASKSLTVYEEVMTTAIQAGLDRNSAVLALGGGVVGDLAGFVAATYMRGIGFLQIPTTILAHDSSVGGKVAVNHPLAKNMVGAFYQPSLVLYDLDTLRTLPPRQVSSGLAEVVKHGLIMDKEFAYWCREHADELLALNAEALGYALERGCAIKAHVVANDEREHGLRAILNLGHTIGHAIEAVGGYGVFLHGEAIAIGMAGSALLAVKLGHDRSIYEDTVSMLSALSLPIQLPSEYDEEELMEAMMHDKKFKEGRMTFIVPDAIGAVSIVNDVQESLVREVLAELKKEGKPW from the coding sequence ATGCGTACGATCAATGTAGATTTAGGAGATCGTTCTTATCCAATTCACATCGGTAGTGGTCTGCTGCAGAACATTGGCCAGTACTGTGCTGAGGCTGGACTGTCCACTCGCAGCCCAATACTGGTTGTGAGTGATAGTGAAGTAGCTCCACTGTATTTACCGTCGCTTGAAGAAGCTCTACGTCAGCAAGGCTATACCGTAGTCAGCCACATTATGCCGGCAGGGGAAGCATCCAAATCATTAACCGTGTATGAAGAGGTTATGACGACCGCGATTCAAGCGGGACTGGATCGCAACTCAGCGGTGTTGGCTTTAGGTGGCGGGGTTGTTGGTGATTTAGCTGGTTTTGTAGCAGCTACCTACATGCGCGGAATAGGATTTCTACAAATTCCAACGACGATTCTAGCCCATGACAGCAGCGTAGGCGGCAAAGTGGCTGTCAATCATCCACTAGCCAAAAATATGGTTGGTGCGTTCTATCAACCTTCGCTGGTGCTTTACGATTTGGATACCCTTCGCACGCTTCCGCCACGCCAAGTCTCTTCTGGCCTGGCTGAAGTAGTGAAGCATGGTCTGATTATGGACAAAGAATTCGCATATTGGTGCCGTGAACATGCTGATGAGCTGCTTGCTCTGAATGCTGAAGCACTCGGCTATGCCCTTGAGCGCGGTTGTGCAATCAAGGCTCATGTCGTAGCGAACGATGAACGTGAGCATGGACTTCGGGCGATTCTGAATTTAGGACATACGATCGGACATGCTATTGAAGCGGTTGGCGGATATGGCGTATTTTTGCACGGTGAAGCGATTGCGATTGGTATGGCGGGTTCGGCGCTACTGGCTGTAAAGCTTGGACATGATCGATCCATTTATGAGGATACAGTATCTATGTTATCTGCACTTTCATTGCCTATACAGCTTCCTTCTGAATATGATGAAGAGGAGCTAATGGAAGCAATGATGCATGATAAGAAATTCAAAGAAGGCAGAATGACTTTTATTGTGCCTGATGCCATAGGAGCCGTAAGCATTGTAAACGATGTACAGGAATCGCTTGTGCGAGAGGTTCTCGCAGAGCTTAAAAAGGAGGGGAAACCGTGGTAA
- the trpE gene encoding anthranilate synthase component I produces the protein MTNPSVQEVVKLSQDYNLIPVVKRLLADMETPIRLFQRFAERDRAFLLESVEGGKQWARYSFIGSDPFLMISGKKGAINVEIDGKKKQLHGKPIEELKALLRSYRSPKLDEMPPFTGGAIGFFGYDLLQYYEKLPEHPVDDLQMDDIRFMFCDRIIVFDHVKQQILLVGNLHVKDGDTDSDIKSNYESLSRKLEDMAEELQKEGPKENVNRRSIPQDIELGEIHSNLTKEQYINNVEQAKEYIRAGDIFQVVLSQRLHIETEVSPLHVYRMLRTLNPSPYMYYLKMDEEIIVGTSPEALVKVDGNRVETRPIAGTRPRGESEASDRAYAAELLEDEKERAEHLMLVDLGRNDLGRVSKFGSVKCDSFMEIERYSHVMHMVSNVSGTLSEDKDFFDAFLSCLPAGTVSGAPKLRAMEIIAELEREARGAYAGAIGYLGFSGNMDSCITIRTIIFRKGRAYVQAGAGIVWDSVPEKEYEETVNKAKGMLKAIRMAEAMFPPEIKEKQVINQDYMYTYTPEQVV, from the coding sequence ATGACGAATCCGAGTGTTCAAGAGGTGGTAAAGCTGTCGCAGGATTATAATCTGATTCCTGTTGTGAAGCGGCTGCTGGCTGATATGGAAACACCTATCCGGTTATTCCAACGTTTTGCTGAACGTGACCGCGCGTTCTTACTAGAAAGTGTAGAGGGCGGCAAACAATGGGCCCGGTATTCGTTCATCGGCAGCGATCCCTTTTTAATGATATCGGGAAAAAAGGGTGCAATTAACGTAGAGATCGACGGTAAGAAAAAACAGCTGCATGGAAAGCCGATTGAGGAGCTTAAAGCACTGCTTCGTTCATACCGTAGCCCTAAGCTGGATGAGATGCCGCCATTTACTGGAGGAGCTATCGGATTTTTTGGATATGATCTGCTGCAATATTATGAGAAGCTGCCTGAGCATCCAGTAGATGATCTCCAAATGGATGATATCCGGTTTATGTTCTGTGATCGCATCATTGTTTTTGATCATGTGAAACAACAAATTCTCCTAGTTGGCAACCTGCATGTTAAAGACGGTGATACGGACTCAGATATCAAATCTAATTACGAAAGCTTAAGTCGTAAGCTTGAGGATATGGCCGAAGAGCTGCAAAAGGAAGGGCCAAAGGAAAATGTGAACCGCCGCAGCATTCCGCAGGATATTGAGCTGGGTGAGATTCATTCCAACCTGACTAAAGAACAATATATCAACAACGTAGAACAAGCGAAGGAATACATTCGGGCTGGCGATATTTTTCAAGTGGTGTTGTCGCAGCGCCTGCATATTGAAACGGAGGTTTCTCCACTGCATGTATACCGGATGCTCAGGACGCTTAACCCATCTCCATATATGTATTATTTGAAAATGGATGAAGAGATTATTGTTGGAACCTCACCGGAAGCGCTCGTAAAGGTAGATGGAAACCGTGTGGAGACACGGCCGATTGCCGGAACAAGACCAAGAGGTGAAAGTGAAGCTTCGGATCGTGCTTACGCCGCGGAGCTGCTGGAGGATGAAAAAGAACGTGCAGAGCATTTGATGCTAGTTGATCTAGGTCGTAATGATCTAGGAAGAGTGTCCAAATTTGGTTCTGTAAAATGCGACTCCTTTATGGAAATTGAAAGATACTCTCATGTCATGCATATGGTATCGAATGTGTCAGGCACGCTTAGCGAGGATAAAGATTTCTTTGATGCCTTTCTCTCCTGTCTGCCAGCCGGTACTGTCTCAGGAGCACCTAAGCTACGGGCAATGGAGATTATTGCTGAATTGGAGCGAGAAGCCCGTGGTGCTTATGCGGGGGCGATTGGATATTTGGGATTCTCGGGAAATATGGATTCATGTATCACCATCCGTACAATCATCTTCCGTAAGGGCAGAGCATATGTGCAGGCTGGGGCGGGTATCGTTTGGGACTCGGTTCCGGAGAAAGAGTATGAAGAGACGGTGAATAAAGCGAAGGGCATGCTAAAAGCTATTCGTATGGCAGAGGCTATGTTCCCACCCGAGATAAAAGAGAAACAAGTCATCAATCAAGATTACATGTACACATATACCCCTGAACAGGTGGTTTGA
- the trpD gene encoding anthranilate phosphoribosyltransferase, giving the protein MDATKLIQSGIAGLIEGKSLTRGEARDIMGAIMLGDASQAQIGSLLTALRIKGETVEEITGFAEAMRGFGTPVLTEKARLLDTCGTGGSGIHKFNISTASAIISSAASVRVAKHGNRSASGRAGSADVLEALGVNIHLNADQARECLDRIGICFLFAQIYHPSMRHAAAPRKELGVRTIFNMLGPLTNPAGADRQLLGIYDRNKTETVANVLKELGSKRAMVVSSLDGLDEISISAPTLVSELKEGTVTTYEVTPEALGLNRHPLEAVLGGDVAENAAIITSVLQGQINPYRDIVLANAGACIYVAGLADTMAGGVERAKDVVDSGKALSKLNQLVAMTEELNYVS; this is encoded by the coding sequence ATGGATGCAACAAAATTGATACAATCAGGAATCGCTGGACTAATCGAAGGCAAAAGTCTGACACGTGGAGAAGCACGGGATATAATGGGTGCAATCATGCTGGGAGATGCTTCTCAGGCGCAAATCGGATCACTGCTGACCGCTTTACGGATTAAGGGAGAGACCGTGGAGGAAATTACGGGGTTTGCGGAAGCCATGAGAGGTTTCGGCACACCTGTCCTTACTGAAAAAGCGCGTCTGCTAGATACATGTGGTACGGGCGGTTCCGGCATCCATAAGTTTAATATTTCTACCGCCTCAGCGATTATTTCATCAGCGGCTTCTGTACGAGTTGCCAAACATGGCAACCGCTCAGCTTCCGGTAGAGCAGGAAGTGCAGATGTACTTGAAGCTTTGGGCGTCAACATTCATCTGAATGCGGATCAGGCTCGGGAATGCTTGGATCGAATCGGCATTTGTTTTTTATTCGCGCAAATCTATCATCCTTCGATGCGGCATGCGGCGGCACCGCGTAAAGAGCTTGGAGTGCGGACGATTTTTAATATGCTTGGTCCGCTTACGAATCCCGCGGGTGCTGACCGTCAGCTGCTGGGGATTTATGATCGGAATAAGACAGAGACGGTGGCTAATGTACTGAAGGAGCTGGGGTCCAAGCGTGCGATGGTTGTTAGCAGCTTGGATGGTCTGGATGAAATCAGCATCTCGGCCCCTACATTAGTGTCTGAGCTAAAAGAGGGCACCGTAACCACGTATGAGGTAACGCCAGAGGCATTAGGTCTTAACAGACATCCACTGGAAGCTGTGCTGGGTGGAGATGTAGCTGAAAATGCGGCGATTATTACCTCGGTCCTTCAAGGGCAGATTAATCCTTATCGCGATATCGTTCTTGCTAACGCCGGAGCCTGTATATATGTTGCTGGTCTGGCAGATACCATGGCCGGAGGCGTAGAGAGAGCAAAAGATGTAGTGGATTCAGGCAAGGCATTATCCAAGCTTAATCAGCTTGTAGCTATGACGGAGGAACTTAATTATGTATCTTGA